The following coding sequences lie in one Arachis ipaensis cultivar K30076 chromosome B05, Araip1.1, whole genome shotgun sequence genomic window:
- the LOC107643718 gene encoding uncharacterized protein LOC107643718 isoform X2: MEEFRPASQKLGDGVGVKSLMQSTGLGMIAGQVLVGQMYYSGYGVPNYVGWGEAPILPFVTAEDQKTAMAKASEACAFLRRCPSLTLGSMLEEIAAILPGHEFASVLLQILARSWWKLKRIIREDTIIVVSKLFIGNPLRHLVKELHSTEVSQGIDGSADMKHICGIIVAKKKGKLGKEDKFIWTEWLMISYFMKLFQNAENIYFCDKRVEIGLYRKLKLLVDKFAPKEQQR; this comes from the exons ATGGAAGAGTTCCGACCAGCTAGTCAAAAACTTGGTGATGGCGTGGGTGTAAAGTCTTTAATGCAAAGCACGGGACTTGGAATGATTGCTGGCCAG GTCTTGGTAGGTCAGATGTATTACAGTGGTTATGGTGTTCCCAATTATGTGGGTTGGGGTGAGGCACCAATTCTGCCTTTTGTTACTGCTGAGGACCAAAAAACTGCCATGGCCAAGGCTTCTGAGGCATGTGCCTTTCTCAGGAGATGTCCTTCACTGACACTAGGTTCCATGTTGGAGGAGATTGCTGCTATTCTTCCTGGCCATGAATTTGCTTCT GTTCTTCTTCAAATTCTTGCAAGGTCATGGTGGaagttgaaaagaataataaGAGAGGACACAATAATAGTAGTAAGCAAACTGTTCATAGGAAATCCATTGAGACATTTGGTCAAAGAACTTCACAGTACAGAGGTGTCACAAG GCATAGATGGATCGGCAGATATGAAGCACATTTGTGGGATAATAGTTGCAAAAAAGAAGGGCAAACTAGGAAAGGAAGATAAG TTTATTTGGACTGAATGGCTGATGATCTCCTATTTTATGAAACTGTTTcaaaatgctgaaaatatttatTTCTGTGATAAAAGAGTAGAAATAGGATTATATAGGAAGCTAAAACTACTAGTGGATAAGTTTGCACCAAAAGAACAACAAAG
- the LOC107643718 gene encoding AP2-like ethylene-responsive transcription factor AIL1 isoform X5, protein MEEFRPASQKLGDGVGVKSLMQSTGLGMIAGQVLVGQMYYSGYGVPNYVGWGEAPILPFVTAEDQKTAMAKASEACAFLRRCPSLTLGSMLEEIAAILPGHEFASISAGSSSNSCKVMVEVEKNNKRGHNNSSKQTVHRKSIETFGQRTSQYRGVTRHRWIGRYEAHLWDNSCKKEGQTRKGR, encoded by the exons ATGGAAGAGTTCCGACCAGCTAGTCAAAAACTTGGTGATGGCGTGGGTGTAAAGTCTTTAATGCAAAGCACGGGACTTGGAATGATTGCTGGCCAG GTCTTGGTAGGTCAGATGTATTACAGTGGTTATGGTGTTCCCAATTATGTGGGTTGGGGTGAGGCACCAATTCTGCCTTTTGTTACTGCTGAGGACCAAAAAACTGCCATGGCCAAGGCTTCTGAGGCATGTGCCTTTCTCAGGAGATGTCCTTCACTGACACTAGGTTCCATGTTGGAGGAGATTGCTGCTATTCTTCCTGGCCATGAATTTGCTTCT ATTTCAGCAGGTTCTTCTTCAAATTCTTGCAAGGTCATGGTGGaagttgaaaagaataataaGAGAGGACACAATAATAGTAGTAAGCAAACTGTTCATAGGAAATCCATTGAGACATTTGGTCAAAGAACTTCACAGTACAGAGGTGTCACAAG GCATAGATGGATCGGCAGATATGAAGCACATTTGTGGGATAATAGTTGCAAAAAAGAAGGGCAAACTAGGAAAGGAAGATAA
- the LOC107643718 gene encoding uncharacterized protein LOC107643718 isoform X3, whose protein sequence is MEEFRPASQKLGDGVGVKSLMQSTGLGMIAGQVLVGQMYYSGYGVPNYVGWGEAPILPFVTAEDQKTAMAKASEACAFLRRCPSLTLGSMLEEIAAILPGHEFASQVLLQILARSWWKLKRIIREDTIIVVSKLFIGNPLRHLVKELHSTEVSQGIDGSADMKHICGIIVAKKKGKLGKEDKNIR, encoded by the exons ATGGAAGAGTTCCGACCAGCTAGTCAAAAACTTGGTGATGGCGTGGGTGTAAAGTCTTTAATGCAAAGCACGGGACTTGGAATGATTGCTGGCCAG GTCTTGGTAGGTCAGATGTATTACAGTGGTTATGGTGTTCCCAATTATGTGGGTTGGGGTGAGGCACCAATTCTGCCTTTTGTTACTGCTGAGGACCAAAAAACTGCCATGGCCAAGGCTTCTGAGGCATGTGCCTTTCTCAGGAGATGTCCTTCACTGACACTAGGTTCCATGTTGGAGGAGATTGCTGCTATTCTTCCTGGCCATGAATTTGCTTCT CAGGTTCTTCTTCAAATTCTTGCAAGGTCATGGTGGaagttgaaaagaataataaGAGAGGACACAATAATAGTAGTAAGCAAACTGTTCATAGGAAATCCATTGAGACATTTGGTCAAAGAACTTCACAGTACAGAGGTGTCACAAG GCATAGATGGATCGGCAGATATGAAGCACATTTGTGGGATAATAGTTGCAAAAAAGAAGGGCAAACTAGGAAAGGAAGATAAG
- the LOC107643718 gene encoding uncharacterized protein LOC107643718 isoform X1, with the protein MEEFRPASQKLGDGVGVKSLMQSTGLGMIAGQVLVGQMYYSGYGVPNYVGWGEAPILPFVTAEDQKTAMAKASEACAFLRRCPSLTLGSMLEEIAAILPGHEFASQVLLQILARSWWKLKRIIREDTIIVVSKLFIGNPLRHLVKELHSTEVSQGIDGSADMKHICGIIVAKKKGKLGKEDKFIWTEWLMISYFMKLFQNAENIYFCDKRVEIGLYRKLKLLVDKFAPKEQQR; encoded by the exons ATGGAAGAGTTCCGACCAGCTAGTCAAAAACTTGGTGATGGCGTGGGTGTAAAGTCTTTAATGCAAAGCACGGGACTTGGAATGATTGCTGGCCAG GTCTTGGTAGGTCAGATGTATTACAGTGGTTATGGTGTTCCCAATTATGTGGGTTGGGGTGAGGCACCAATTCTGCCTTTTGTTACTGCTGAGGACCAAAAAACTGCCATGGCCAAGGCTTCTGAGGCATGTGCCTTTCTCAGGAGATGTCCTTCACTGACACTAGGTTCCATGTTGGAGGAGATTGCTGCTATTCTTCCTGGCCATGAATTTGCTTCT CAGGTTCTTCTTCAAATTCTTGCAAGGTCATGGTGGaagttgaaaagaataataaGAGAGGACACAATAATAGTAGTAAGCAAACTGTTCATAGGAAATCCATTGAGACATTTGGTCAAAGAACTTCACAGTACAGAGGTGTCACAAG GCATAGATGGATCGGCAGATATGAAGCACATTTGTGGGATAATAGTTGCAAAAAAGAAGGGCAAACTAGGAAAGGAAGATAAG TTTATTTGGACTGAATGGCTGATGATCTCCTATTTTATGAAACTGTTTcaaaatgctgaaaatatttatTTCTGTGATAAAAGAGTAGAAATAGGATTATATAGGAAGCTAAAACTACTAGTGGATAAGTTTGCACCAAAAGAACAACAAAG
- the LOC107643718 gene encoding uncharacterized protein LOC107643718 isoform X4, with product MEEFRPASQKLGDGVGVKSLMQSTGLGMIAGQVLVGQMYYSGYGVPNYVGWGEAPILPFVTAEDQKTAMAKASEACAFLRRCPSLTLGSMLEEIAAILPGHEFASISAGSSSNSCKVMVEVEKNNKRGHNNSSKQTVHRKSIETFGQRTSQYRGIDGSADMKHICGIIVAKKKGKLGKEDKNIR from the exons ATGGAAGAGTTCCGACCAGCTAGTCAAAAACTTGGTGATGGCGTGGGTGTAAAGTCTTTAATGCAAAGCACGGGACTTGGAATGATTGCTGGCCAG GTCTTGGTAGGTCAGATGTATTACAGTGGTTATGGTGTTCCCAATTATGTGGGTTGGGGTGAGGCACCAATTCTGCCTTTTGTTACTGCTGAGGACCAAAAAACTGCCATGGCCAAGGCTTCTGAGGCATGTGCCTTTCTCAGGAGATGTCCTTCACTGACACTAGGTTCCATGTTGGAGGAGATTGCTGCTATTCTTCCTGGCCATGAATTTGCTTCT ATTTCAGCAGGTTCTTCTTCAAATTCTTGCAAGGTCATGGTGGaagttgaaaagaataataaGAGAGGACACAATAATAGTAGTAAGCAAACTGTTCATAGGAAATCCATTGAGACATTTGGTCAAAGAACTTCACAGTACAGAG GCATAGATGGATCGGCAGATATGAAGCACATTTGTGGGATAATAGTTGCAAAAAAGAAGGGCAAACTAGGAAAGGAAGATAAG